The Amblyomma americanum isolate KBUSLIRL-KWMA chromosome 6, ASM5285725v1, whole genome shotgun sequence genome has a window encoding:
- the LOC144094532 gene encoding uncharacterized protein LOC144094532 isoform X1: MVHRRPTGMDYYTLAMLTVVCAVVVAATALLVYFASAGGARVASGTTVGDEPETVNELYYRHVVHVDPATTTTVTTGDSESPADRRAKSPSKSAVSEASAETESTGISTSAAAKGRADEIFVSESSSALKSTSAGTVSATTPKETSPALATPAWSRTSNRWRGEGNTLETHADQASSTPERSTSAESMAVTTLKETSSVATTVAGPRTRFGLLTTAAEGEARDEEGSPSQKGVLLCTAGDFAVEVDMLPPDGLCHLLFYTHVRVLGQDFQGRYNQKSWKTFRKAATASRKTGFGISASYSEADDMRKELDATGRHKLMQLHKEKIQHHGILRATGDSESLKLDLSGRLQLLNEFKKFHDEVSASLSRDAVRPELVLGILFTNYVNQAEVAQHSSVITELTSQLPITILVLRTHIGRRVGSTPVIGTLADELKGLSREPMNAPTLTGATSSLRTANITDDVRVLLSFTMLVGHFHLNQSFGQHAATWQAKSWTMNSFQETCRNNSTFDIIGDGTLRYVGIKDEEVFCFEDSFTMIEKSWNALTTSGFLHALLTAKLKQPPVHEYLDGLRAFRIRESHHRIHFVGITLNVTLHA, encoded by the exons ATGGTGCATCGCAGGCCGACCGGCATGGACTACTACACGCTCGCTATGCTGACTGTGGTCTGCGCTGTGGTGGTGGCGGCAACTGCACTGCTCGTGTACTTCGCCTCGGCAGGCGGAGCCCGCGTCGCCAGCGGGACAACTGTTG GTGATGAGCCCGAAACTGTGAACGAGTTGTATTACCGCCACGTTGTACACGTGGACCCGGCTACGACAACGACCGTAACAACCG GCGATTCTGAGTCTCCTGCAGATAGAAGGGCAAAAAGCCCTTCAAAGAGTGCAGTCAGTGAAGCTTCGGCTGAAACGGAGTCTACCGGAATATCCACCAGTGCAGCCGCTAAAGGAAGGGCCGACGAGATTTTTGTCTCTGAATCGAGCAGTGCGCTAAAGAGCACTTCGGCAGGAACCGTATCCGCGACAACGCCGAAAGAAACGAGCCCAGCTCTGGCTACCCCCGCGTGGTCACGAACTTCTAACAGATGGCGCGGTGAAGGCAACACTTTGGAGACACACGCTGACCAAGCGAGCAGCACGCCAGAAAGAAGCACATCTGCAGAGTCCATGGCTGTGACAACGCTGAAGGAGACCAGCAGCGTAGCGACAACCGTCGCTGGCCCGCGGACCCGGTTTGGCCTGCTTACTACGGCTGCTGAAGGCGAAGCTAGAGACGAGGAGGGGAGCCCATCGCAGAAGG GGGTGCTTCTGTGCACGGCGGGTGACTTCGCCGTCGAAGTGGACATGTTGCCACCGGACGGGCTGTGCCACCTGCTCTTCTACACGCACGTACGCGTCCTGGGACAAGACTTCCAGGGTCGGTACAACCAAAAGAGCTGGAAGACATTCAGGAAAGCGGCGACAGCTTCTCGGAAGACAGGTTTCGGAATATCGGCCAGCTATAG TGAAGCCGATGATATGAGGAAAGAACTCGATGCCACGGGCAGACACAAGCTCATGCAATTGCACAAGGAGAAGATACAGCACCACGGCATCCTCAGGGCTACAGGAGATAGTGAATCATTAAAGTTAGATTTGTCTGGCAGGTTACAACTTTTAAAT GAGTTCAAGAAATTTCATGACGAGGTTAGCGCGTCACTGTCACGTGATGCAGTGCGACCCGAACTGGTACTGGGGATCCTCTTCACTAACTACGTCAACCAGGCCGAGGTCGCTCAGCACTCCtcggtgatcactgaacttacAAG CCAGCTTCCCATCACCATACTTGTACTCCGAACACACATTGGCCGGAGGGTGGGAAGCACCCCGGTAATCGGCACATTGGCCGACGAGTTAAAAGGCCTGAGCAGGGAACCTATGAATGCGCCAACGCTG ACAGGAGCCACTTCGAGTCTCAGGACAGCCAATATTACGGATGACGTCAGAGTGCTTCTGTCATTCACAATGCTTGTGGGCCACTTTCATTTGAATCAGAGCTTCGGGCAGCACGCCGCAACATGGCAGGCCAAGTCGTGGACCATGAACAGTTTCCAGGAG ACCTGCAGGAACAACTCCACTTTTGACATTATCGGAGATGGCACTCTGCGTTACGTAGGAATAAAGGATGAGGAGGTCTTTTGTTTCGAAGATAGCTTCACCATGATAGAGAAG
- the LOC144094532 gene encoding uncharacterized protein LOC144094532 isoform X2: MVHRRPTGMDYYTLAMLTVVCAVVVAATALLVYFASAGGARVASGTTVGDEPETVNELYYRHVVHVDPATTTTVTTGDSESPADRRAKSPSKSAVSEASAETESTGISTSAAAKGRADEIFVSESSSALKSTSAGTVSATTPKETSPALATPAWSRTSNRWRGEGNTLETHADQASSTPERSTSAESMAVTTLKETSSVATTVAGPRTRFGLLTTAAEGEARDEEGSPSQKGVLLCTAGDFAVEVDMLPPDGLCHLLFYTHVRVLGQDFQGRYNQKSWKTFRKAATASRKTGFGISASYSEADDMRKELDATGRHKLMQLHKEKIQHHGILRATGDSESLKLDLSGRLQLLNEFKKFHDEVSASLSRDAVRPELVLGILFTNYVNQAEVAQHSSVITELTSQLPITILVLRTHIGRRVGSTPVIGTLADELKGLSREPMNAPTLTGATSSLRTANITDDVRVLLSFTMLVGHFHLNQSFGQHAATWQAKSWTMNSFQETCRNNSTFDIIGDGTLRYVGIKDEEVFCFEDSFTMIEKARRVNFDYKIMRSWAAFDVEFEDYKNVCGKGAFHRLSELSQFLRKFM; encoded by the exons ATGGTGCATCGCAGGCCGACCGGCATGGACTACTACACGCTCGCTATGCTGACTGTGGTCTGCGCTGTGGTGGTGGCGGCAACTGCACTGCTCGTGTACTTCGCCTCGGCAGGCGGAGCCCGCGTCGCCAGCGGGACAACTGTTG GTGATGAGCCCGAAACTGTGAACGAGTTGTATTACCGCCACGTTGTACACGTGGACCCGGCTACGACAACGACCGTAACAACCG GCGATTCTGAGTCTCCTGCAGATAGAAGGGCAAAAAGCCCTTCAAAGAGTGCAGTCAGTGAAGCTTCGGCTGAAACGGAGTCTACCGGAATATCCACCAGTGCAGCCGCTAAAGGAAGGGCCGACGAGATTTTTGTCTCTGAATCGAGCAGTGCGCTAAAGAGCACTTCGGCAGGAACCGTATCCGCGACAACGCCGAAAGAAACGAGCCCAGCTCTGGCTACCCCCGCGTGGTCACGAACTTCTAACAGATGGCGCGGTGAAGGCAACACTTTGGAGACACACGCTGACCAAGCGAGCAGCACGCCAGAAAGAAGCACATCTGCAGAGTCCATGGCTGTGACAACGCTGAAGGAGACCAGCAGCGTAGCGACAACCGTCGCTGGCCCGCGGACCCGGTTTGGCCTGCTTACTACGGCTGCTGAAGGCGAAGCTAGAGACGAGGAGGGGAGCCCATCGCAGAAGG GGGTGCTTCTGTGCACGGCGGGTGACTTCGCCGTCGAAGTGGACATGTTGCCACCGGACGGGCTGTGCCACCTGCTCTTCTACACGCACGTACGCGTCCTGGGACAAGACTTCCAGGGTCGGTACAACCAAAAGAGCTGGAAGACATTCAGGAAAGCGGCGACAGCTTCTCGGAAGACAGGTTTCGGAATATCGGCCAGCTATAG TGAAGCCGATGATATGAGGAAAGAACTCGATGCCACGGGCAGACACAAGCTCATGCAATTGCACAAGGAGAAGATACAGCACCACGGCATCCTCAGGGCTACAGGAGATAGTGAATCATTAAAGTTAGATTTGTCTGGCAGGTTACAACTTTTAAAT GAGTTCAAGAAATTTCATGACGAGGTTAGCGCGTCACTGTCACGTGATGCAGTGCGACCCGAACTGGTACTGGGGATCCTCTTCACTAACTACGTCAACCAGGCCGAGGTCGCTCAGCACTCCtcggtgatcactgaacttacAAG CCAGCTTCCCATCACCATACTTGTACTCCGAACACACATTGGCCGGAGGGTGGGAAGCACCCCGGTAATCGGCACATTGGCCGACGAGTTAAAAGGCCTGAGCAGGGAACCTATGAATGCGCCAACGCTG ACAGGAGCCACTTCGAGTCTCAGGACAGCCAATATTACGGATGACGTCAGAGTGCTTCTGTCATTCACAATGCTTGTGGGCCACTTTCATTTGAATCAGAGCTTCGGGCAGCACGCCGCAACATGGCAGGCCAAGTCGTGGACCATGAACAGTTTCCAGGAG ACCTGCAGGAACAACTCCACTTTTGACATTATCGGAGATGGCACTCTGCGTTACGTAGGAATAAAGGATGAGGAGGTCTTTTGTTTCGAAGATAGCTTCACCATGATAGAGAAG GCGAGACGAGTTAACTTCGATTACAAGATTATGCGAAGCTGGGCCGCTTTTGACGTCGAGTTTGAGGACTACAAGAACGTCTGCGGCAAGGGGGCATTCCACCGACTATCTGAACTGAGCCAGTTTCTTCGAAAATTTATGTAG